CTTCGAGTAgttcattcattttttttctagtaccctacaaattttatacaataattaaaagtattactataagtatattatacaaatattaaaattacaatctgCGTAAAGCTCAAGGTCCTGATTCCGAAAAAGGTTTGGCTATCAAAAAATTACTCGTTAATCATAGATCTAAAAAAAACAACTGCTTTACAATGtagcataaaaaaagaacatattaACCACATCACAAAACAGTAATGCGAAAAATTCATagttataatacattatttttacaattgattatatttacatgAAAGGCTGaatttaacacattttaaatatttccatatGTTACTCACGTTAATCTCTCAAGGATTTCATTTGAGTTACGTGAATCTACCGTATCAGTAATCGAGGCGGCACTGTTAACTTTCGAAGAGGTAAGATTCGTCTCTTTCGGAGAATTAAgtgatatatctatattatccATGCTGTGCTTGTATTCACGACCGTGAATTGGAGAGTCTAATCCGGAAGAGAACTCATCCGAAACAGGCAATGTTTCTTTCctgaacaaaaaaatataaaaaaacatgaataaaattgttactaaaataaaaagtatgtttgttaagtatttattgcttctattttatatttatattatattgccgcttatcaagtaaaaatttcaaatttacttTACGTTTACTGTTAAAGTTtacagttaaattaaatttattattaatgagagagagagagagagagagagagagaggagagagggaagaggggagagagagagagggagagagcaGTGGAGacggagagggagagggagatgggagagggagagagggagagggagagggagagggaaagggagagggacGAGGGaagaggggagagggagaggcggagggagagggaatgcgggagagggagagggagaggagacgggagagaggagagaaggaggagaagaggaagagagagagcgaggagagatgagaagagagagagaaggagagaggaggagagggagagagagaagagagagtggaggagaggagagagagagagagagaggagagagagagagacagagagagagagatagaggagagagagagaggagaggtcGAGAGTctagagagagcgagagagaggagagagctAGTGAAAATAACCTAGTCAAAATGAGGTCAAAGGATAATGGCGAGGATTGTTTACACCACGAGTCGCANNNNNNNNNNNNNNNNNNNNNNNNNNNNNNNNNNNNNNNNNNNNNNNNNNNNNNNNNNNNNNNNNNNNNNNNNNNNNNNNNNNNNNNNNNNNNNNNNNNNNNNNNNNNNNNNNNNNNNNNNNNNNNNNNNNNNNNNNNNNNNNNNNNNNNNNNNNNNNNNNNNNNNNNNNNNNNNNNNNNNNNNNNNNNNNNNNNNNNNNNNNNNNNNNNNNNNNNNNNNNNNNNNNNNNNNNNNNNNNNNNNNNNNNNNNNNNNNNNNNNNNNNNNNNNNNNNNNNNNNNNNNNNNNNNNNNNNNNNNNNNNNNNNNNNNNNNNNNNNNNNNNNNNNNNNNNNNNNNNNNNNNNNNNNNNNNNNNNNNNNNNNNNNNNNNNNNNNNNNNNNNNNNNNNNNNNNNNNNNNNNNNNNNNNNNNNNNNNNNNNNNNNNNNNNNNNNNNNNNNNNNNNNNNNNNNNNNNNNNNNNNNNNNNNNNNNNNNNNNNNNNNNNNNNNNNNNNNNNNNCCGTAATCGACCCCCAGAATGCGCCCATATTGCCTGTTGCACTGTTACctagcattgtgcaaggggctttaatCGTGGTGTGTGCCGTGTGGCGGTGTGGCGGATGGTCTAGTTACAATTCGTGGCAATCGTGCGAATGAATCGGCAGCCATTTTTAAACTGCCCACTCACTACACAGTGTATAACGTGTATAAAAAGGATATGGATGATGGGCCTCGTGTTACgagacaaataattttaaacgaaTGAGATTAAATGGGGCGTGATTGTTAGCGAAGAGGAGCGAGGGCAGAGCGCGCGATAGAAAAGGAGAGGTGAATAAGTAGCGTGACTACGTGATCGTTGTCGTCgttgttgtcgtcgtcgtcgtcgtagcaGACAAACAGGCGGGCAAGTAGGTGGACATTGGCGAGAGTAAAGGCATCGTTGTTTCACGAAAGTGCAGCCGAACAAACCAACGGACGGATGAACGGACATTGCTCGAGCAAACGCGCTTTTTTCCTTTCGAGATTAATGTAATGGTGAACTGTGAACATCCAACCATACACGAAATATGTCTTTGAGTGCTTGCTCCGTATTCTTCATAGGAGCGAGAGCGCGTGGTGCGGCCGACTGCGATCGGTCGCATTGAAATCGGATCGACAAGATAAGGAGGtggaggaaagaaagaaagagggagtgagatagagagagagagagggagagagggagggagaaagagcgTAAGAgtaaaagatatttgaaaGTCCGGAACGCGTGAACGACGATGTTGATTCTAACATGCGAGAGAACGGACGCAGCAATCGTGTTTCTCGTATGTTAAGTGCTCATAATAATGGCAGATAATGTGCACAGAAAGTCACATAGGCTGTTAGATGGTAGTAGGAAGATATCAAATCCCGTGCACCGCACGACCACGGAGACGATCCGTCTGGGCGAGATAGACAGGCATCATCAGCCGGTTGTCGCGCCGAGCAGCGTGCAAGCTGCAAGTGGCAATCAGTGCAATCGGAAGAAAACGTCGTCGTTCCAAATAACCAGCGTCACCGTAGGCTGCCGTATGAGCAATGACGCCGGCGAGGATTCCAACGACGATTTGGACGAGTCGCACACGGAGGACAATTCCGTGGAGCACTCGCGCATCACCGATCTCGATATCGAGACGCCGAGCTATTCCGAGGACACGTTCTCCAAGGAAGACGTGTTTTTCAATACAAGCAACGCCGCCCTCAGCACGGCCCCGGTGATTCCCACCAGCTCGCAATACGGTCTAGCCATCGTACCCTCGGAGGGTGGCAACGTTAATAATTCGGTAAATGATAGCAATATCAATACTTTGGACATTACGTCCGTCACCGATAAGCAGGACGCCGATCTACGCGAGGTCCATTCCCATGGCAGGAACGAGAGATTCAAGGTAGTGAAAATCGAGAGCACGGAGCCTTTCAAGAGAGGACGTTGGACCTGCATGGATTACCTGGATCACACGTCCGTTAATCAGCCGACGGCCATCAGTACTCCAAAAGTGTCCGATCCGAACGAAGTGTGCATATCTTATGGGGTGACCGATAGTGGGATTGTTATACCGGAAGCTGCGAAGCAATCTGTAGTGACTGACGATAAAGGGATTGGTATCGACGCTAATGGCCCGGTATCGTCTCACCCGGACACGGTGCACCCGTCGATCGCCGTGTCGAGTAACCCCGCGCAATCGGTATCGAGTACAAACTATACGGTAAATAATTCGATACCTTCTAATGTACAGCATAATCCTACACAAGTTCAGACCCAGGCCAAAGTGCAGCAGCCATCCGCGCAGCAAATCCCGCAATATTTTCAATCTCAGACTCAGCCAATAGCTACTCAGCAACAGCCGCAACAGCAACAGCCGCCGCCACAGCCGTCGCAAGGCGGTCAAGGTTCTACGTTACCTTCCAATTTACAGGCCACTCATCCTAGCAACTTGGGACAACCTCAGAGTATGCCCCAAGGTTCTATCCCCATTATAACACAGACTAGCAATAGTGCAGTGACGCCTCAGCCCAGTATACCTCACTCTAAGGAAGAAACTTATGTAACGGTGAGCACGCAGAATCAATCCTTGCCGGTCCAGAATGTTTGCCAGCCCACGGTTCAGCAAACGTCAGCTCCTACCTCTCAGGCTCCAAATATTCTCGTCACGCAGCATCAATCAGAAGCAACTTCCTGTCAACAGCCGTTGCCGACGCAAAAACCACAGATGACGCAAATTTCCGAGCCATTGACTGCCATACAGGGGATACAGGGCATACAAAATATCCACAAGGTTCCTCAGACGACCGGGGCGTCGCAACAGACGTCGACGATCCATCCCTCCGGAGCGCCTGTGCAATCGCAGGTGATCACACCTTCGACCCAGCAGATGCAACCGCAAACGTCCAACGGTAATGCCCCGGTGCAGATCACACAAGTGACGGCTGGTTGTCAGAATGTCGTGGGTGGTCTGCAGCAGGGTAACATCGCGTTCCACCAATCTGATCCGGAGCAAGAATCCATCTCCGGCATCGTTCCTAACGCTACTACTGTTCAGTCGGCCGACGCAACTCTCCTCGAGTCATTGGCCGAAGTTACGCAGGGCAGCGATGAGCATCGTACTCTCGAAGATAACGAAAGGTACTCGAAATAGACTTACAAAGAAATTAATCACTCGTCTTACAAAGTTACGGATACGTAATAAACTTTCAACATTTCATATCGCTCCTTAGATTGTATACCTTTTTTTATTCGTACGCTTGCATACGAATAAATCTATATGAATAAATCTACATTGCAGTATGTCGGGGACAAACGCTGTAGCGATTGATAACAAGATTGAGCAGGCTATGGTGAGAAACCGCTGCAATAGAACCATTTACCGCTCGTAAACGTAGGTGGATGATAACGATGAACTGCATTGTAATCTTTTTCTAGGATTTAGTTAAAAGTCATTTAATGTTCGCGGTACGAGAAGAAGTTGAGGTACTGAAAGAGAAGATAGCTGAGCTTATGGATCGTATCAATCAATTGGAAGCggaaaattcaatattaaaagcaCATGCAACTCCAGAAACGTTG
This window of the Temnothorax longispinosus isolate EJ_2023e unplaced genomic scaffold, Tlon_JGU_v1 HiC_scaffold_26, whole genome shotgun sequence genome carries:
- the LOC139824073 gene encoding uncharacterized protein isoform X1, translated to MADNVHRKSHRLLDGSRKISNPVHRTTTETIRLGEIDRHHQPVVAPSSVQAASGNQCNRKKTSSFQITSVTVGCRMSNDAGEDSNDDLDESHTEDNSVEHSRITDLDIETPSYSEDTFSKEDVFFNTSNAALSTAPVIPTSSQYGLAIVPSEGGNVNNSVNDSNINTLDITSVTDKQDADLREVHSHGRNERFKVVKIESTEPFKRGRWTCMDYLDHTSVNQPTAISTPKVSDPNEVCISYGVTDSGIVIPEAAKQSVVTDDKGIGIDANGPVSSHPDTVHPSIAVSSNPAQSVSSTNYTVNNSIPSNVQHNPTQVQTQAKVQQPSAQQIPQYFQSQTQPIATQQQPQQQQPPPQPSQGGQGSTLPSNLQATHPSNLGQPQSMPQGSIPIITQTSNSAVTPQPSIPHSKEETYVTVSTQNQSLPVQNVCQPTVQQTSAPTSQAPNILVTQHQSEATSCQQPLPTQKPQMTQISEPLTAIQGIQGIQNIHKVPQTTGASQQTSTIHPSGAPVQSQVITPSTQQMQPQTSNGNAPVQITQVTAGCQNVVGGLQQGNIAFHQSDPEQESISGIVPNATTVQSADATLLESLAEVTQGSDEHRTLEDNESMSGTNAVAIDNKIEQAMDLVKSHLMFAVREEVEVLKEKIAELMDRINQLEAENSILKAHATPETLAQLSQSTAKLPQNNSGSGQ
- the LOC139824073 gene encoding uncharacterized protein isoform X2, encoding MADNVHRKSHRLLDGSRKISNPVHRTTTETIRLGEIDRHHQPVVAPSSVQAASGNQCNRKKTSSFQITSVTVGCRMSNDAGEDSNDDLDESHTEDNSVEHSRITDLDIETPSYSEDTFSKEDVFFNTSNAALSTAPVIPTSSQYGLAIVPSEGGNVNNSVNDSNINTLDITSVTDKQDADLREVHSHGRNERFKVVKIESTEPFKRGRWTCMDYLDHTSVNQPTAISTPKVSDPNEVCISYGVTDSGIVIPEAAKQSVVTDDKGIGIDANGPVSSHPDTVHPSIAVSSNPAQSVSSTNYTVNNSIPSNVQHNPTQVQTQAKVQQPSAQQIPQYFQSQTQPIATQQQPQQQQPPPQPSQGGQGSTLPSNLQATHPSNLGQPQSMPQGSIPIITQTSNSAVTPQPSIPHSKEETYVTVSTQNQSLPVQNVCQPTVQQTSAPTSQAPNILVTQHQSEATSCQQPLPTQKPQMTQISEPLTAIQGIQGIQNIHKVPQTTGASQQTSTIHPSGAPVQSQVITPSTQQMQPQTSNGNAPVQITQVTAGCQNVVGGLQQGNIAFHQSDPEQESISGIVPNATTVQSADATLLESLAEVTQGSDEHRTLEDNERLYTFFYSYACIRINLYE